The Bacteroidales bacterium nucleotide sequence GAATGCCGGTGATAAAATAAATACGGAAGGTGAAGAATCATACCCATACGTGGATTCAGAAGGTATGTTATACTTTTCAAGTGACGGGCATCCCGGGATGGGAGGATTAGATATATTTTCTTCTTCGGGAAGTAAAGATAACTGGGAACAGCCTGTTAACCTGAAATACCCTATTAATTCCGCGAAAGACGATTTTTCAGTTTTTTATACTGACCCCGGAAAATCAGGATACTTTGCATCGAACAGAGATGGCGGAAAAGGTGAAGATGATATTTATTATTTTATTCCTGAACCTATCACTAAACTGATTTTAGCAGGAGTGGTAAAGCAACGATTAGAAGACAATTCCATAGAAGTATTGAAGGAAGCTAATATTAAAATGGATAATAAAACTACAAATGCAACAGGAATTCTTACTTCAAATAATGATGGAAAGTTTTATGCAAACCTGGAATGCAATTCGGCTTATGATTTAACTGCAACAAAAACAGGATACTTTATGCAGTCGAAATCACTTGCAACAACAGTATGCAAAACCAGGAATGATACAGTTTTTGTTGACCTGTTGCTCGATAAGATCGTACTCAACAAATCCATTGTCCTTGAAAATATATATTATGATTTTGACAAATGGAATATCAGAAGCGATGCAGCATTAGAGTTAGACAAATTGGTTGATCTGCTTAAACGGAATCCTGATATAAAAATCGAACTGGGTTCTCATACCGATTGCAGAGGGTCGAATGCATACAATGAAAAACTATCACAAAAAAGAGCCGAGTCGGCCGTTGCTTACATTATCTCACAAGGAATCAATAAAGACCGAATCACTGCAAAAGGTTATGGCGAAAGTGTTCCGGTTAATAGTTGTATTGATGGTGTAAAATGCGCTGAAGAACAATACCAATTGAATAGAAGAACTGAATTTAAAGTAACTGATATCATAAAAAAATAAAAATCTTTTATCAGGTTTATTGATGCAGTAACTTATGAAAAAGAAAAATTTATTAATAAATTAAAAAAATTTCAACAAATAAAAAATGTAACATGAAAGCAATTGTTGTCATATTAGTCATGACTCTTCTGCCTTTAAGTGTGATAAGCCAGGTTGATCAGAAGAGTTCAAAAATTGATACCAATTTCACAGTGGTTACTCAGCAACAACCATTTTACCCCGGCGGTGATATGGAATTGGTTATGTTTTTTTACAAGAATATTCAGTATCCTGAAGAAGCTGTAGAAAAAAATATTACAGGAAACATTATGTTGAGTTTTGATGTTTTGCCCGACAGCACAATTACAAATATTGCAGTGTTGAGTAACATTGGTTACGGACTCGAAGAGCAGGTTGTAAAACTTGTTACTCCACTTAAATATGCACCAGGAATTCAAAATGGTGAAAAGATTAAGATGAATGTTATTCTAACGGTTCCTGTTCGAGCAAAATAAAAAAAATTCACTCGAATAAAAATACGTTCAGGTATTGCTCACAGTATTCATGTATATTTCATATTTGAGTTTAATAATTCAATATTTATTAAACTTATTTCGATTTGTCTTAATACAATC carries:
- a CDS encoding energy transducer TonB gives rise to the protein MKAIVVILVMTLLPLSVISQVDQKSSKIDTNFTVVTQQQPFYPGGDMELVMFFYKNIQYPEEAVEKNITGNIMLSFDVLPDSTITNIAVLSNIGYGLEEQVVKLVTPLKYAPGIQNGEKIKMNVILTVPVRAK